The DNA segment GAGTCTGTGATAAAGGCCATGCCTGCTTTGCCCCGAGACAAATCAAAACGCACATCATTTAAATAAGACTGCGGTAGAGCAACATCATTATCAAAAGTAATGGTTTTTACTGTTTTGTTGGTGGTCAAATCCACACAAACTAATTTGGCCGCCTTATCTAAGACCGGTCCAAATTTGACTGAGCCTGTATCAAGTATCCAGAGTCGGTTTAGGGGATCGATAACAACACTCTGTACCGATATCAGATGGTGCTCAGCATCATTTAAATCGAGTTTATTGATCTCAGCATCAGGATAGGGCACACATTTGCCGTCCACTATCTCAGCCACGGTGGTGGGCACCAGGTCCTCCCAGCGAGGGAAGTTAACAAACCGCCGTCCGCCAAAAGAAACAGCCACTCCGGTGGGCATTGAATCGTAAAACTTGGCGACCACCTCAGGTTTACCCAGATAAGTCTGGCTGGGCAAAATATTCTGGTCGATTTCGGCAGCAGTCACTTCTGGAGGAGCAATATCTACTTTTGCTGGTGCTTTGATTTTGACTTTAGCCGGACTTTTAAGCTTGGCACTGATAGCACTTACAACCTCACTGGTTTTAACCTCTATCGGACGAGCCTGGCTCACTCCCGGCAAAAGCCCCAGAGATAGCAGGGTGAGGATTGTTTTCACTTTATGAGCTTTATTGTGCATTTTGGCCTCGGTCAGTTATAAGCGTCCATAATATATGAATTCTAAAGCTGGAGGTTGACGGAACTAGACGACCGGTCTATTATTGTATACACAGCTTACCCTTATTTGAGAGAGCACCATGTCATCCGAAAATAAAACCAGCACACTGCCACAATCAAGCCTTGAAACAAAGACAAAAGGCCAAGCCACCTTATTTAGCCCACTGAGTATTAAGTCAGTCACTCTCAAAAATCGTATTGCTATCTCGCCTATGTGCCAATACCACTCTGTCGATGGTTTTGCCGAAGACTGGCATCTAGTCCACATTGGCGCCAGAGCAATTGGCGGCGCCGCTCTTATAATCATGGAAGCAAGTGCTGTAGAGCCAATTGGCCGCATCAGCCCTGATGATCTCGGTATTTACAAAGACGAGCACGTAACCAATCTCAAACGCATCACAGCTTTTGTCGAGTCTCAGGGAGCTGTACCGGGCATACAGATTGCTCACGCCGGACGCAAAGGTAGCACCAAAAACCCCTGGAAGATTGGCAATCGCCATGAAAAACAAGACGTCAAAGATGAAGATGGCGGCTGGCAAACAGTTGCACCGTCGGCAGTGCCATTTAGCGCTGATAGTCGCTTACCAAGAGAGCTAACAATAGACGAGATTAAAGCCATCCAGGACAAGTTTGCAGATGCAGCCAGACGTGCTGCCAGCGCTGGTTTTAAGTGGCTTGAAATACATGCCGCCCATGGTTATTTGCTGCATAGCTTTTATTCGCCACTGTCTAACTTTAGAAAAGATGAATACGGCGGCAGCTTTGAAAATAGAGTAAGAATGTTGCTTGAAACAGTAACAAAAGTCAAAGCAGTTTGGCCCGCCAATCTGCCTTTGACAGTGAGGCTCTCAGCATCTGACTGGACCGAGGGCGGTTGGACTGTAGATGACTCTGTCAAACTAGCAAAACTGCTTAAGGATCTGGGCGTAGACTTAATTGATTGCAGCAGTGCCTATGTGCGTGGAGGCGACCACTATCCTTACGGACCATCGTGGCAAGTGCCACTGGCTCAGCAAGTAAAAGCATTAGCGGGTATCGCCACTGGTGCTGTCGGCATGATCACAGAGCCCGAGCAAGCCAATAAAATCATCGAGGATGGCCAGGCTGATTTGATTTTTATTGCTCGTGAGTCAATGCGCGAGCCTCAGTGGCCCTACAAAGCCGCCCTTGCTCTGGGAGCAGACATTGTGCCTGAGGCAAAGTCAGTTTTACCCAAAAATTATTCATACGCCCTCTAATCGCGTTGGTTTAAGTCATAGGGAGACATAAAGAGTCATAAGGAGTAATCATGACCACTGCACTAGCCACCTACAAAGCCTGGGAGCTTAAGAGCCTGTCGATGCAAGACATCAAAGAAGGCACAAGAGAGAGCCAGGCACTGGCACCTGATCAGGTGCGCATCGCGGTCAAAGCAGTCTCGCTAAATTTTAGAGAGCAACTTATCGCCAAAGGACTTTACGCCCCCAATCTACCTTTGCCTGTGGTGCCATGCTCTGATGGTGCTGGTGAAGTAGTGGAAGTAGGCAGTAAGGTGACACGCTTTAAGGTTGGCGACCGGGTTTCACCAAACTTTATGCCTGAATGGATTGACGGAGATGTCACACCGGAAGCAGCTAAAGGGGCGCTTGGTGCTTTTGTCGATGGCATGCTAAGGCAGTTTGCGGTCTTTAGCGAAAGCGCACTGGTCCACATTCCCGCTTATCTAAGCTATGAAGAAGCAGCGACTTTACCCTGTGCAGCCCTGACTGCCTGGTCATCGCTTATGGTGAACGGCAATCTCAAAGCCGGTCAGACTGTGCTTATCCAGGGTACTGGCGGGGTCTCTATTTTTGCTCTGCAACTGGCCAAAATCTCTGGCGCAAAAGTAATTGCCACTACTTCCAGCGACGTTAAAGCAGCCAAACTAAAAGAGCTTGGTGCAGCCCATGTAATCAATTACAAAACCACACCCAAATGGGAAAAATCCGTGCTTGAAGCCACCGGCGGCGCAGGCGTGGACCATGTGGTGGAAGTAGGCGGAGCAGGCACTCTTGAGCGCTCAATGAAGTCGGCGAAACTGAACGGTCATGTCAGTGTCATCGGCGTGCTCGATGGTGTTATCGGAGACTTTAGCCCACTCAATCTAATCATGAAGAGCCTCAAAGTGCAGGGAGTCTTTGTGGGCTCACGCACTCGTTTTGAGGACATGAACCGAGCTCTGGAATTACACCAGGTCAGACCAGTTATTGATAAGACATTTAAATTTGACCAGATTGTAGAAGCGCTTGCCTATATGGAAAGCGGCAAACACTTTGGCAAAATTGTACTGACCGTATAAGGATAATTTGACTGTATAAAAGCAAAAGGAGTGGGGGGCCACTCCTTTCCTTTTTCGCTTTAGTCTTTATCGATTAGTAAGAGAGCACGCGTCCTTTGACACTGCTGGACTCATACTGAGCAACTGGCTTGCTGGATGGGTTGTAGCTGTAGCTGGCATAAGTAAAGGTGCTGGTATTGCGGTTGGCTCTAGCTCCAGAGCCGGCTTTGCTGCGCAGTACACCAGAGCAATCACTGCTGGCCATGCGGTTGTCACCAATGCTACGAGCCTTAGCCGACATAGGAGGAATAGCAACAGGTTTGCTATTGGGACCGGCGACGCGACTGATTACATGGTAAGGATTAGCTCTGGGTGCCACACGGTTGATAGCATTGGTGCGGTAGCGGCTTGAGACATCGACGTCAGTCCAGTAGTAGTGGCGCAGGTTGCCGTCTCTGCTGCAGAGAGGCTCTTCCCAGCCGGAGACACGGTGATGCTCCTCATAGACTGTCGATCCACCGCTACCGTCTGTTGCCTGGGCGCTAGCAGCGCTCTGAAAACAAACAGTAAGCAAAGCTGCAAAAAATACAGAGAGGAGGGTCAGTTTGTTAGAAAAGTGTCTTGCGTGCATTTCGAATAATCCCTCAGGGGTTACACCGACTGTTGACAATACTGTTATACCGATTTGATGTAATCGATTTGTTAATGGGTCAGGGGGGACTCCCCAGGGTAAACCTTAAATCTGCCTGATTTAATCTAACAGTACCACTGGCGGGCAACAGAGAATGCTCTCAGATACTCTTTAAGGTAAAAGGAGGGGGGCTTTTGCTTATATCCGGAGTCCAGGATTTTTGGACATTAACCGTTGTCTAAAATATATCCACTGCCATGGACAGTACGCAAAATCGAAGATTTGCCTTCGTCTTCTATTTTTTTGCGCAATTTATTGATGTGCACGCGCACAGTATCTGGGGCTGTGTCCTTTTCGTTGGACCAGACTTTATCGAGGATTTCTTCTGAGCTAAAGACCTTATTGGGGTTGCGCATAAAAAAGAGCAGCAAATTAAACTCTTGCGGCAAGAGCTTTATTTCTACGCCATTTTTGAGGACCCGACGAGAATTGCCATCTATAGATATATGGGCAATCTGGATAACTTCGCTCAAAATCTGAGGGGGACGGCGCAATAGCGCTCTCAGGCGAGCACCAAGCTCCACTGGATGAAATGGTTTGGTCAAATAATCATCGGCCCCAGACTCAAAGCCCAGGGTCTTATCAGCAATCTGACCGCGACCGGTAAGCATGATTACTGGCAAGGTGCCGCCGCGACCGCGGTAAGTGGCACAAACCTGAAAACCTTCCATGTCGGGCAAACCGACGTCCATGACAACGACGTCGTATTCATAGTGAGATAGACGCGACAGCGCTTCCTCGCCGTTTTCGGCAGTCTCAACTATATAGCCTTCGCCTTCCAACCATTCTCCAAGAACGGCTGTCAGCTCAGTATCATCATCGACTAGTAATATCTTGGCCATGGCACCGCCAGAGGGATAGACAGTGACATACTACCACAGCATTATAAATAGCAATAACCGACCTGAAAATATCAGATCGGTTATTCCCGTTTATATATGCAATAGCTATTCAGCTATCTATCGTTAGTCCCAGCTGAGTGCACCACCGGTTTGATAATCGATTACACGGGTCTCAAAAAAGTTCTTTTCTTTTTTGAGGTCGATCATCTCGCTCATCCATGGAAATGGATTTTTAGCGCCTGGGTATTGATCAGGCAAGCCAATTTGACGGCAACGGCGGTTAGCGATAAAGCGCAAGTACTCGGAGAACATCTGGCTATTGAGACCCAATACGCCGCGGGGCATTGTGTCTACTGCGTATTTGTATTCCAGCTCAACGCCTTCACGGATGAGAGCCTGAATCTCTTCTTGGAACTCAGCGGTCCACAAATGTGGGTTTTCGATTTTGATTGAGTTAATCAAGTCGATACCATAATTGAGGTGCATTGATTCATCGCGCATGATGTACTGGAATTGCTCAGAAGCACCAGTCATTTTGTTTTGACGACCGAAGCTGAGCATCTGTACAAAGCCCACATAGAAGAATAGACCTTCCATGATGATGTAATAACCAATCAGGTTACGCAAAAATCTCTGGTCAGTTTCAGGAGTGCCTGTGTGGAAGTTGGCATCAGCCAGTTCTTGAGTAAACTGCAACTGGAAGACATCTTTTTCGTAGATCGAAGGTATTTCTTTGTACATGTTGAAGATTTCGCCTTCATCCAGACCAAGACTTTCCACAACATACTGATAAGCATGGGTATGGAGAGCTTCTTCAAAGGCCTGACGCAATAAATACTGACGGCATTCGGGGTTGGTGATATGGCGATAAATTGCCAGTACCAGATTGTTTGCCACCAGTGAATCAGCAGTGGAGAAAAATCCCAGGTTGCGCTTGATGATCATGCGCTCGTCTTCACTCAAACCATTGGGGTCTTTCCACAGAGCAATATCACGGTTCATTGAGATTTCTTGCGGCATCCAGTGATTGGCGCAAGCATCTAGATATTTTTGCCAGGCCCAGTCGTACTTAAATGGCACGAGCTGGTTAAGGTCAGCACGGCAGTTGATGATGCGTTTGTCATCCACTGAAATGCGCTTATCAGTAAGTGTGATTTGCTCAAGCCCTGTCACACCCGCTTCAGGAGCGATAGTGACATTGATATTGGCGTTAGCCACTGTGGCAGCTGCGACCTGGTTGGGACTAAAATCCATTCCCCCGGCAGCGGTCGGCACAGCCGTAGCTGACTTGGCAGCATTAGCGCCCGAGACCGGTACATCATCAAAACTAAGCATAGTGGTTTTTCCTTTTCTTTAGATGCTTACTTAACAGCTACCATTACTGGCAGGCTTCGCAATCAGGGTCAGTGATCAAGCATGCTTTTGGTGCAGCAGCCTGAGGAGCGGGTGTGGTGCGAGCACCACTTGAGACTTTATTGAGCACACCGATATTGGTGGTTGATTTTTCTGGTGCGGTGGCAGCAGCGGTGCGCAGATAATAGGTAGTCTTGAGGGCTTTGTGCCAGGCTAGCTTATAGGTCTCATCCAGTTTGCGGCCGCTTGGTTCAGCCATATAAAGATTGAGACTTTGAGCCTGGTCAATCCATTTTTGTCTGCGACTGGCAGCTTCTACCAACCATTTGGGATCTACTTCAAAAGCAGTGGCGTAGAGTTCTTTAAGGTCCTCGGGGATACGCTCGATTGGCTTCAAGGTGCCATCAAAGTACTTGAGGTCATGCACCATTACTTCGTCCCAGAGACCGAGTTTTTTGAGATCCTCGACCAGGTAAGTATTGACTACGGTAAATTCACCGGAGAGATTGGACTTAACATACAGGTTTTGGAAAGTCGGCTCAATCGATTGGCTCACACCTACGATATTAGATATGGTGGCAGTGGGTGCAATCGCCAGACAGTTGCTGTTACGCATACCAAAGCGGGCGATGTGCTCTCTGACTGGCTTCCAGTCCATACGGCTGGTGTAGTCAATATCAAGATCGACGCCGCGAGCTTCACTCAATAGAGCCAGTGAGTCATAAGGCAAGATACCTCTGTCCCAAAGAGAGCCCTTGTAACTGTTATAAGTACCGCGCTCAGCTGCTAGTTGAGAGCTAGAGAGGATGGCAAAATAACTGATTGCTTCCTGACAGTAGTCAGCAAAATCCATAGCTTTGTCTGAGGCGTAGGGTAGACGCATGTTGAGCAAGGCATCCTGGAAGCCCATCACGCCTAAGCCCACTGGACGGTGACGCAAGTTGGATTGTCTGGCTTTGGGCACGCTGTAATAGTTGATATCGATAACGTTATCGAGCATGCGCATAGCAACACGGCAAGTATTAGCCAGCTTATCGAGATCGAGAGCGCCGTCTTTGATATGAGCAACGAGGTTTATTGAGCCAAGATTGCAGACCGCTGTTTCGGACTCAGAAGTATTGAGGGTGATTTCAGTACAGAGATTGGAGCTATGGACCACTCCGACATGCTGTTGAGGACTGCGCAGGTTGCATGGATCTTTAAAGGTCATCCAGGGATGTCCGGTCTCAAACAACATGGTGAGCATTTTGCGCCAGATTGAGACAGCCGGTACACGTTTGAAGAGCTTGATTTGACCTTGATCAGCCAGCTGCTCATAGCGCTCATAAGCTTGCTTAAACTTGGTGCCATAGAGATTGTGCAGTTCAGGCGCTTCATCAGGACTAAATAGAGTCCACTGTTCATTAGCCAGGACACGCTGCATAAACAAATCAGGAATCCAGTTAGCAGTATTCATGTCATGAGTGCGGCGGCGATCGTCGCCTGTATTTTTGCGCAACTCAAGAAATTCTTCGATGTCCATGTGCCAGGTCTCTAGATAGCAGCAGACCGCACCCTTGCGCTTACCACCCTGGTTGACGGCAACAGCAGTATCGTTAACGACCTTGAGGAAGGGCACAACGCCCTGACTCTTACCGTTGGTGCCAGCGATGTGCGAACCAAGCGCTCTAACAGGTGTCCAGTCATTACCCAGACCACCACTAAATTTTGAGAGCAAAGCGTTTTCTTTGACTGACTCATAGATAGAAGAAAGGTCATCATTGACTGTGGTCAAAAAGCAGGAAGAAAGCTGGGGTCTGTGAGTACCGGAGTTAAAGAGAGTTGGTGTGGAAGAAACGAAATCAAAACTGGAAAGCAAGTTATAAAACTCGATTGCTTTTGCTTCTCTTTCGATTTCGTTGAGCGAAAGCCCCATCGCCACGCGCATCCAAAATGCTTGAGGCAATTCGAATATGACACCATCCTGGTGCAGCAAATAGCGATCATATAGAGTCTGCAAACCCAGATATTGAAACTTAAGATCACGAGTAGCGTCCAGTGCTTCACCGATTTTGGTGAGATCAAATGTAGCCAGACGAGGGTCGAGCAAACCAACATGCACGCCCTTTGCAATGTACTCAGCAAAATAACTGGCGTATCTATCTTTCATAGCGCCCAGGCTGATTGATTCGTTCAATACTTCCAGACGCATTTGATGCAAGAGCAGTCGAGCAGTAGCAAAACTGTAGGCAGGATCTTGCTCAATCAAAGCACGGGCGCTCATAATGGCCGAGCGGATTACTTCGGTCTCTTGTACGCCTTCATAGAGACTCTCTACAGTAGCTGTATAAATCTTGTCTTCATCGACACAGGCACCAAGATTGGCGCAAGCTTCTGAAATTACAAATTTGAGACCCATATCAGATAGCGGCATGACAGTGCCATCGGCTCTGGTGACATTGGGTCCACTGGGCACAGCCATTGATACGGCTGGTTCCTGGGCAGATCTTTCTTTAGCACGCATTTCGCGGTAAAGCACATAACGACGGGCAACTTCCTGTTCGCCAGCTCTCATCAAGGCCAGTTCGACCTGGTCTTGCACATGCTCGATATGGAGCACACCACCTTCAGGTAGACGCTTCATCAGGGTTTCGACAACCTGACCAGTGAGCTTGTTGACCATATCGCGCACACGCGAGCTGTCAGCACCATGAGCCCCTTCGACTGCTAAAAATGCCTTGGTCATAGCAACGGCTATCTTGGAGGGATTAAACTCCATGACGCTGCCATTGCGTCTCAGCACTTTATATAAAACAAATTGTCCGATACGCTCGTCGCTCAGACCAAAACCAGCGGGGTCAGCGTGGTGGGTGGCGGTCAGCACCTGGGTCATCTTTTATCTCCTGGGATCGTTGTCTTGTGTTGGTGTTAGTGGATACAAGTGGATGGACGGTAAATTGGGAATCAATCGAAGCAGTCTAATTTAGATGGTGGCACTGGCGGTGCAAATAAAAGACCCTCTCGTCATTTAGTCCGAGAAGGCGTCAAAAGACAATAAATGTCTAGAAACGCCTCTCACCCTCGAAGAGGTTTGTTTTAATTGCCCTGGTGGGTAGCCTGGCTAAGAAGTTTTTGCTTCCTTTACAGTTGCGGGACAGCGATGGATTTGCACCATTCTTCCCCCACCAGATCTGCTAACTTTTGCCTCGATTTATCTATTTGCCTTGCAAAACGCTCCAGCAAAGACAAACAAAAACCGCTCCCCCAGGGACTCTTAAATCAATACCATCTGTCGATGGATTGACCTGAAGTGGTCGGGGATGCTTTTTTTGTATATAGATAAATCGAAACAGCGGAGTCGAGCAGATCCCTGACATTTCAGGGCATTCAGCTAAATTGCGACATTTCTCCTTGAATCGATTCGCGATGTGTAGCAAGGTAACATTTACACATGAGTCGCACAAGACTACCCCAAAACGCTTAGACAAAATCTGCCCGAGCGCCGCAACTGCTGCCCCTGAGGACCGGGTCAAAGCAAAAGCAGGAGATATACAATACGTCCATTCGAGCTATTGTTTTCAATACACTGTTTATACAAAAGGAGCCTAACAGTAGACTGTCTCAAGCGTTCGGCTCAGATAAAATTTCCGATCTCCAATAGATCTACGCCAGCGCAGCACTAGACATATAGCGCATATCCAACCGGCTTTACAGCTCTTCGACGAGCGACACTACATATGGTAAAACGCCACCAGACGGGCCTTCGATAAAAACATCGACCTGGTCACTAATAGGTGTCCTGACAGGATTAATCTCCACTACTTTTATTCCGGACTCAAGCGCTATATATGGTAGAGATGCAGCAGGCTGCACCAGACCGCTGGTGCCAACCACCATAAGCACACTACTGGAGAGTACCGCATCTGTTGCAAGAGGCATGGCACTGGCAGGCAATGATTCACCAAACCAGACCACATCTGGACGCAGAGGTGAGCCGCAATGACACAGTGGCGGCTCAGTCAGACCAGGCGCTACAAAGTTAGCTGGATGTCTTTTGCTAAAGCAACTGTAGTTGAGAATATTGCCGTGCAGTTCGATGATGTTTTTAGAGCCAGCGCGGTGATGCAAACGGTCGACATTTTGAGTAATCAAAGTAAAGTGCTGAGACAATTGCTCCAGACGAGCAAGTGCAAGATGACCGGAATTAGGACTAGCAGCCTCGACTATACCGCGGCGCCAGTCGTACCATTGCCAGACCAGAGCTGGATTAGCAACAAAGCCCTGGGGGCTAGCCAGCTTGGCGGGATCATAACCCTCCCAGAGACCAGTGAGCTTATCTCTAAATGTAGGAATACCGCTCTCACTGCTTACTCCAGCCCCAGTCAAAACCGCTATACCTCGGCTACTGCAGGCGCTGGCCAGCCAGACAGCGACCTCTTTGATACCCTTTTGACCCGGAAGCATCGCTTTATCCCCGCAATGGACTTTTGCCCACACCTTATTAATAGACCATGATAATTTGCCGGCCTACTGACTTTATTGTTTATATTGAATGCCCGGGGTATTTGCCCCGCTGGTCACTCAAAAGAGGATATTAAAAATGGCACAAGTAGAAGTTAAAGCCAAAGTCGGAGACGGTTTTAGACAGGAAATATCCTCGGCAACTCATGCTTTTGCCGCTGATGCTCCCAAAGAATTTGGCGGTGGCGATAGCGCCCCCAATCCACACGAACTGCTTTTGGGCTCACTGGGTGCCTGCACCGCTATCACATTACAAATGTACGCCAAGCGCAAAGGCTGGGACCTCAAAGGTATCTCAGTAAACGTGCAAGAAGAAACCGTAGATGAAGACGGTCAAAAGCAAAGCCAAATAACTAGAGAAATAGAACTAACAGGCGATCTGACTGACGAGCAAGTAGAAAACCTCAAAGCAATTGCAGACAAATGCCCAATTCACAAA comes from the Candidatus Obscuribacter sp. genome and includes:
- a CDS encoding NADH:flavin oxidoreductase/NADH oxidase, which codes for MSSENKTSTLPQSSLETKTKGQATLFSPLSIKSVTLKNRIAISPMCQYHSVDGFAEDWHLVHIGARAIGGAALIIMEASAVEPIGRISPDDLGIYKDEHVTNLKRITAFVESQGAVPGIQIAHAGRKGSTKNPWKIGNRHEKQDVKDEDGGWQTVAPSAVPFSADSRLPRELTIDEIKAIQDKFADAARRAASAGFKWLEIHAAHGYLLHSFYSPLSNFRKDEYGGSFENRVRMLLETVTKVKAVWPANLPLTVRLSASDWTEGGWTVDDSVKLAKLLKDLGVDLIDCSSAYVRGGDHYPYGPSWQVPLAQQVKALAGIATGAVGMITEPEQANKIIEDGQADLIFIARESMREPQWPYKAALALGADIVPEAKSVLPKNYSYAL
- a CDS encoding NAD(P)-dependent alcohol dehydrogenase, with the translated sequence MTTALATYKAWELKSLSMQDIKEGTRESQALAPDQVRIAVKAVSLNFREQLIAKGLYAPNLPLPVVPCSDGAGEVVEVGSKVTRFKVGDRVSPNFMPEWIDGDVTPEAAKGALGAFVDGMLRQFAVFSESALVHIPAYLSYEEAATLPCAALTAWSSLMVNGNLKAGQTVLIQGTGGVSIFALQLAKISGAKVIATTSSDVKAAKLKELGAAHVINYKTTPKWEKSVLEATGGAGVDHVVEVGGAGTLERSMKSAKLNGHVSVIGVLDGVIGDFSPLNLIMKSLKVQGVFVGSRTRFEDMNRALELHQVRPVIDKTFKFDQIVEALAYMESGKHFGKIVLTV
- a CDS encoding response regulator transcription factor, with the translated sequence MAKILLVDDDTELTAVLGEWLEGEGYIVETAENGEEALSRLSHYEYDVVVMDVGLPDMEGFQVCATYRGRGGTLPVIMLTGRGQIADKTLGFESGADDYLTKPFHPVELGARLRALLRRPPQILSEVIQIAHISIDGNSRRVLKNGVEIKLLPQEFNLLLFFMRNPNKVFSSEEILDKVWSNEKDTAPDTVRVHINKLRKKIEDEGKSSILRTVHGSGYILDNG
- a CDS encoding ribonucleotide-diphosphate reductase subunit beta, producing the protein MLSFDDVPVSGANAAKSATAVPTAAGGMDFSPNQVAAATVANANINVTIAPEAGVTGLEQITLTDKRISVDDKRIINCRADLNQLVPFKYDWAWQKYLDACANHWMPQEISMNRDIALWKDPNGLSEDERMIIKRNLGFFSTADSLVANNLVLAIYRHITNPECRQYLLRQAFEEALHTHAYQYVVESLGLDEGEIFNMYKEIPSIYEKDVFQLQFTQELADANFHTGTPETDQRFLRNLIGYYIIMEGLFFYVGFVQMLSFGRQNKMTGASEQFQYIMRDESMHLNYGIDLINSIKIENPHLWTAEFQEEIQALIREGVELEYKYAVDTMPRGVLGLNSQMFSEYLRFIANRRCRQIGLPDQYPGAKNPFPWMSEMIDLKKEKNFFETRVIDYQTGGALSWD
- a CDS encoding ribonucleoside-diphosphate reductase subunit alpha; the protein is MTQVLTATHHADPAGFGLSDERIGQFVLYKVLRRNGSVMEFNPSKIAVAMTKAFLAVEGAHGADSSRVRDMVNKLTGQVVETLMKRLPEGGVLHIEHVQDQVELALMRAGEQEVARRYVLYREMRAKERSAQEPAVSMAVPSGPNVTRADGTVMPLSDMGLKFVISEACANLGACVDEDKIYTATVESLYEGVQETEVIRSAIMSARALIEQDPAYSFATARLLLHQMRLEVLNESISLGAMKDRYASYFAEYIAKGVHVGLLDPRLATFDLTKIGEALDATRDLKFQYLGLQTLYDRYLLHQDGVIFELPQAFWMRVAMGLSLNEIEREAKAIEFYNLLSSFDFVSSTPTLFNSGTHRPQLSSCFLTTVNDDLSSIYESVKENALLSKFSGGLGNDWTPVRALGSHIAGTNGKSQGVVPFLKVVNDTAVAVNQGGKRKGAVCCYLETWHMDIEEFLELRKNTGDDRRRTHDMNTANWIPDLFMQRVLANEQWTLFSPDEAPELHNLYGTKFKQAYERYEQLADQGQIKLFKRVPAVSIWRKMLTMLFETGHPWMTFKDPCNLRSPQQHVGVVHSSNLCTEITLNTSESETAVCNLGSINLVAHIKDGALDLDKLANTCRVAMRMLDNVIDINYYSVPKARQSNLRHRPVGLGVMGFQDALLNMRLPYASDKAMDFADYCQEAISYFAILSSSQLAAERGTYNSYKGSLWDRGILPYDSLALLSEARGVDLDIDYTSRMDWKPVREHIARFGMRNSNCLAIAPTATISNIVGVSQSIEPTFQNLYVKSNLSGEFTVVNTYLVEDLKKLGLWDEVMVHDLKYFDGTLKPIERIPEDLKELYATAFEVDPKWLVEAASRRQKWIDQAQSLNLYMAEPSGRKLDETYKLAWHKALKTTYYLRTAAATAPEKSTTNIGVLNKVSSGARTTPAPQAAAPKACLITDPDCEACQ
- a CDS encoding NAD-dependent deacylase; the protein is MLPGQKGIKEVAVWLASACSSRGIAVLTGAGVSSESGIPTFRDKLTGLWEGYDPAKLASPQGFVANPALVWQWYDWRRGIVEAASPNSGHLALARLEQLSQHFTLITQNVDRLHHRAGSKNIIELHGNILNYSCFSKRHPANFVAPGLTEPPLCHCGSPLRPDVVWFGESLPASAMPLATDAVLSSSVLMVVGTSGLVQPAASLPYIALESGIKVVEINPVRTPISDQVDVFIEGPSGGVLPYVVSLVEEL
- a CDS encoding OsmC family protein; this translates as MAQVEVKAKVGDGFRQEISSATHAFAADAPKEFGGGDSAPNPHELLLGSLGACTAITLQMYAKRKGWDLKGISVNVQEETVDEDGQKQSQITREIELTGDLTDEQVENLKAIADKCPIHKILNGPKKITTAIKRG